From a region of the Methanolobus tindarius DSM 2278 genome:
- the leuS gene encoding leucine--tRNA ligase, with translation MEQDYDPHGIENKWQSRWNESRIFEPEPDEREKFFITIPYPYLNGNLHAGHTRTFTIGDVIARHRRMLGYNVLYPMGFHVTGTPIVGLAEQIENKDPQTMDVYSRLHGIPEDILETLTKPERIVDYFSVEAEKAMRAIGYSIDWRRKFTTTDPTYKRFIEWQFNLLHEKGLIVKGAHPVKWCPNDNNPVEDHDILHGEEATIVDFTLVKFTYEGMVLPCATLRPETIFGVTNLWINPDIEHAKIKVSKDGREEIWIVSQEAHRKLTFTDREVEFIENVPGKELVGLKVQNPLSGNEVITLPASFVKPGNGSGIVMSVPAHAPYDYLALKDLYDKDLSEYGITEDLKEIKLISLIQAKEFGEYPAVEAVEQLGVKDQNDPKAEEATKMVYRREFHGGVLKENTGKYAGVAVSKIKDILTRDLLDEGIGEVFYEFSEPVVCRCGTKCVVNMVKGQWFLNYSDPQWKAKVYKCIENMDIIPEEIRVEFNNKVDWLKDKACARKKGLGTKLPFDTNWLIESLGDSTIYMSYYIMNKFFAQGVDVDQLKPSLFDYVLLGKGSVQQTAIDTGLSEQFIANIKSDFDYWYPVDLRSSGKDLVPNHLLFFLFHHVAIFDEDKWPRSLAVNGFVSLEGQKMSKSKGPILTLMEAVGDYGADISRMYILSSAEQTQDADWRNVGVESAKKQVERFYKLAMEIIDSGATSGIDGELKLIDRWMLSRLQQCVRETNNDMTSIRTRSALQNAFFLLYNDVKWYQRRGGSALLYDVLDVWVRLMVPFTPHICEEIWSAMGHGEGDFVSQAAYPIFCPRFVDNDAELAEELMCSTLSDIEEIIKVTKITPKMVALYTAPEWKIKAFKMALEMKNEEDLNPGKLIKTLMADPENRKHGKEIPKYVQKLVPDMCSVKTERFEMLLGMSLDEMTILKENIGCLENEIGCSIQVYSADEPEYDPESKSRFAAPLRPAIYLE, from the coding sequence ATGGAACAGGATTATGATCCACATGGAATAGAAAACAAATGGCAAAGCCGTTGGAATGAAAGCAGGATATTCGAGCCAGAGCCTGATGAAAGGGAAAAATTCTTTATCACTATCCCTTACCCATACTTAAACGGCAATTTACACGCCGGGCACACAAGGACATTCACCATCGGTGACGTTATTGCCAGGCACAGGAGAATGCTTGGTTACAATGTACTTTACCCAATGGGATTCCACGTTACAGGAACACCTATTGTAGGACTCGCTGAACAAATTGAAAACAAGGATCCGCAAACAATGGATGTTTATTCCCGCCTTCACGGAATACCTGAGGATATCCTTGAAACACTTACAAAACCTGAAAGAATAGTAGACTATTTCAGCGTGGAAGCTGAAAAAGCGATGCGTGCAATTGGTTATTCCATTGACTGGAGACGCAAGTTTACAACCACTGACCCTACATATAAGAGGTTCATTGAATGGCAGTTCAACCTTCTTCATGAAAAAGGTCTCATAGTTAAAGGAGCGCATCCTGTTAAATGGTGTCCAAACGACAACAATCCGGTAGAAGACCACGATATTCTTCATGGTGAAGAAGCCACTATTGTTGATTTTACACTTGTCAAATTTACCTATGAAGGTATGGTACTGCCATGTGCAACACTTCGACCTGAAACTATTTTCGGAGTTACAAACCTCTGGATAAATCCTGATATAGAACACGCAAAAATCAAGGTTAGCAAAGATGGACGCGAAGAGATATGGATTGTCAGTCAGGAAGCTCACAGGAAACTTACGTTTACAGACAGAGAAGTTGAATTCATAGAGAATGTTCCTGGAAAAGAGCTTGTGGGGCTAAAAGTTCAAAACCCGCTCTCAGGAAACGAGGTTATCACACTTCCAGCATCTTTTGTCAAGCCCGGAAACGGCAGCGGTATTGTCATGAGTGTGCCTGCACATGCACCTTATGATTATCTTGCACTCAAAGACCTTTACGATAAAGACCTGTCCGAATATGGAATTACGGAAGATCTGAAAGAGATTAAACTGATATCACTTATCCAGGCCAAGGAATTCGGAGAATATCCGGCAGTTGAAGCAGTCGAGCAACTTGGCGTTAAAGACCAGAATGATCCGAAAGCCGAGGAAGCAACAAAGATGGTGTATCGCCGTGAATTCCATGGTGGAGTCCTTAAAGAGAACACCGGAAAATATGCAGGTGTCGCAGTTTCCAAAATAAAGGACATCCTCACACGTGATCTGCTTGATGAAGGAATCGGGGAAGTATTCTACGAATTCAGTGAACCTGTAGTATGCCGCTGCGGAACAAAATGTGTCGTGAATATGGTAAAAGGACAATGGTTCCTTAACTACTCAGATCCGCAGTGGAAAGCAAAAGTCTACAAATGTATTGAGAATATGGACATCATCCCTGAGGAGATCAGAGTTGAGTTTAACAACAAGGTAGACTGGCTTAAGGACAAGGCATGTGCCAGGAAGAAAGGTCTTGGAACAAAGCTGCCATTTGATACAAACTGGCTTATCGAATCACTTGGCGATTCTACAATTTACATGTCATACTACATAATGAACAAGTTCTTTGCACAGGGTGTTGATGTTGATCAACTGAAACCTTCACTCTTTGATTACGTACTTCTTGGAAAAGGTTCAGTCCAGCAGACAGCCATTGACACCGGACTTTCAGAACAGTTCATTGCCAACATTAAATCAGACTTTGATTACTGGTATCCTGTTGACCTGAGATCATCAGGAAAAGACCTTGTACCAAACCACCTGTTGTTTTTCCTCTTCCACCACGTTGCAATATTTGATGAGGATAAATGGCCGCGTAGTCTTGCAGTTAATGGATTCGTTTCCCTTGAAGGACAGAAGATGAGCAAGTCCAAGGGACCAATACTTACTCTTATGGAAGCTGTTGGCGACTACGGAGCAGACATTTCCCGTATGTATATACTTTCAAGTGCCGAGCAGACTCAGGACGCAGACTGGAGAAATGTGGGTGTTGAAAGCGCAAAGAAACAGGTTGAAAGGTTCTACAAGCTTGCAATGGAAATTATTGATTCTGGTGCCACATCAGGAATTGACGGTGAACTGAAGCTTATCGACCGCTGGATGCTCAGCAGGCTTCAGCAGTGCGTCAGGGAAACTAACAATGATATGACATCCATCAGGACAAGAAGTGCACTGCAGAATGCATTCTTCCTGCTTTACAATGATGTAAAGTGGTACCAGCGAAGAGGTGGAAGCGCACTGCTTTACGATGTACTGGATGTATGGGTCCGCCTGATGGTTCCATTCACACCTCACATCTGTGAAGAGATCTGGAGTGCAATGGGTCACGGCGAAGGAGACTTCGTATCACAGGCAGCATATCCTATATTCTGCCCAAGATTCGTTGATAATGACGCGGAACTTGCCGAGGAACTCATGTGCAGCACACTTTCAGACATAGAAGAGATCATCAAGGTCACAAAAATAACACCGAAAATGGTAGCTCTTTACACCGCACCAGAGTGGAAAATAAAAGCTTTCAAGATGGCTCTTGAGATGAAGAATGAAGAAGATCTCAACCCAGGAAAACTTATCAAGACATTGATGGCAGATCCAGAGAACCGCAAACACGGCAAAGAAATACCAAAATATGTCCAGAAGCTTGTGCCTGATATGTGCAGCGTGAAGACCGAAAGATTTGAGATGCTGCTTGGAATGAGTCTTGATGAGATGACAATACTTAAAGAGAATATTGGATGTCTTGAAAACGAAATAGGCTGTTCCATACAGGTTTACAGTGCTGATGAGCCGGAATATGATCCGGAAAGTAAATCCAGATTTGCAGCACCACTCAGACCTGCAATATACTTAGAATAA
- the glpX gene encoding class II fructose-bisphosphatase, which yields MPHPKTAEALIKCAGPIECSLLPRLLHVTEAAAIAASYQMGRGDKNYADQVSVEAMRRMLNCLDMKGIIKIGEGERDEAPMLYIGEEVGTGEGDLEVDIAVDPLEGTNLAADGIPGAIAVMAMAEREGLFHGPDIYMDKIVVGPEVVKYEKAHPDEKIDLDAPVIRNLEIVAKAFNRNIDELVVVILDRQRHKEKIKEIRGTGARVNLISDGDLMPGIATAIRGSGIHMVLGAGGSGEAVLTAAAMKILGGKMLARLVLPTVANGGTPEEIEAEKAEKMPRLETMGITEENINDVMDIDKLAPGKDIIFSATGVTPGILLKGVSLFGEGDARVHSITMGSSGVVKFTDTIYIHDKEKNPLRMG from the coding sequence ATGCCTCATCCGAAAACCGCAGAAGCTCTTATTAAATGTGCAGGACCAATCGAATGTTCCCTTTTGCCCAGACTTTTACACGTTACAGAAGCAGCAGCAATTGCAGCTTCTTACCAGATGGGTCGTGGTGACAAGAACTACGCTGACCAGGTTTCAGTTGAAGCCATGCGAAGGATGCTGAACTGTCTTGATATGAAAGGCATCATCAAAATTGGTGAAGGAGAGCGCGATGAAGCACCTATGCTTTACATCGGTGAAGAAGTAGGAACAGGTGAAGGTGACCTTGAAGTAGATATCGCAGTCGATCCTCTTGAAGGAACAAATCTTGCTGCTGATGGAATTCCAGGTGCAATAGCCGTAATGGCTATGGCAGAGAGGGAAGGACTTTTCCACGGACCAGATATCTATATGGATAAGATAGTTGTTGGTCCTGAAGTTGTCAAGTACGAAAAAGCACATCCTGATGAAAAAATTGATCTGGATGCACCTGTAATTCGCAATCTTGAGATCGTTGCCAAGGCTTTCAATAGAAATATTGACGAGCTTGTTGTTGTAATTCTTGACAGGCAAAGACACAAGGAGAAAATAAAAGAGATCAGAGGGACCGGTGCAAGAGTGAATCTCATAAGTGACGGAGATCTAATGCCTGGAATCGCAACTGCCATACGTGGTTCAGGAATCCATATGGTTCTTGGTGCAGGCGGCTCAGGTGAAGCAGTCCTGACAGCAGCAGCAATGAAGATACTTGGTGGTAAGATGCTTGCAAGACTTGTTCTTCCAACTGTTGCAAATGGCGGTACACCTGAAGAGATAGAAGCTGAAAAAGCTGAAAAAATGCCAAGACTTGAAACCATGGGAATCACCGAAGAAAATATCAATGATGTAATGGACATCGATAAACTTGCTCCCGGAAAAGATATAATATTCTCTGCAACCGGAGTAACTCCGGGAATTTTGCTCAAAGGCGTAAGTCTTTTTGGTGAAGGTGATGCCAGAGTTCACAGTATAACCATGGGAAGTTCCGGTGTTGTGAAGTTTACTGATACTATTTATATCCATGACAAGGAAAAGAACCCTCTCAGAATGGGCTGA
- the cgi121 gene encoding KEOPS complex subunit Cgi121, with the protein MEFKTIGGSVSIRKVPVFLKELASVSSLHNTIVQAMDADKIAGEEHISLAVEKALRAVENGSNVARDTGVEIMRFASGKRQIEEAFSMGVHEGDMNVVFVVLGEPGDVDLTIQDLKEIVSEKPVLAYSESKNEILASQFSITEQEIKAAGKSSIPLLVLERVALVDILK; encoded by the coding sequence ATGGAATTCAAGACGATTGGTGGTTCTGTATCTATCCGTAAAGTACCTGTGTTTTTAAAAGAGCTGGCATCTGTTTCCTCTTTACATAACACTATTGTACAGGCAATGGATGCGGACAAAATTGCAGGTGAGGAGCACATTTCTCTTGCTGTTGAAAAAGCTCTGAGGGCTGTTGAAAATGGATCCAATGTAGCCCGTGATACAGGTGTTGAAATTATGAGGTTTGCTTCGGGAAAAAGGCAGATAGAAGAAGCATTCTCAATGGGAGTTCATGAAGGTGACATGAATGTGGTCTTTGTTGTTCTAGGTGAACCGGGGGATGTAGACCTTACAATACAGGATTTAAAGGAAATTGTAAGCGAAAAACCAGTACTTGCTTATTCTGAAAGTAAAAATGAAATTCTTGCCAGTCAGTTCTCCATTACTGAGCAGGAAATAAAAGCAGCCGGAAAAAGTAGTATTCCTTTGCTGGTACTGGAAAGAGTTGCTCTTGTTGATATATTGAAGTAG
- a CDS encoding ATP-binding protein translates to MNVKNQTPDESNERKVRLAARTFLVFMILSFLLVTCAGANSTMEVKVGVYPNEPLISQEQNGTAIGLYAEILESIAAKEGWELEYVPGTLVQSYQRLDNGSIDILPAVPFIPEIEQKYILTTEAPYTDWGIVYTYRGSGITSMNDLDGKRIAHVDDIFYESFNSSPGNGNTNYSFISAGSYIEIFELLDNKETDAGIIPRSYGEIYEDQFDLEKIPFVISPTDMVFALSNNTNPEIAKQIDADISQMITENGTIHYMQENIDKDITEENLSTWESPSWLKFSVGIGGGLLLIFVILSLTLKNKVEEKTYELNSKNRELEVEIRERKIAEEKLKQYSLDLKNSNELKDLFTDILRHDLINPATVIKGYVEFLMEMEEEPRKKEAMEAIERNNKKLIELIENAAHLAKLENMDDMTFKTLDLKEIIEEVIEHLIPKLEEKDITVSFNPSGSYPADVNTTIEDVFSNLISNAIKYSPSGTNIDICVKDVDDAWEIEISDEGEGIPDEEKPFVFDRFKRAHKVNIKGTGLGLAIVKRIVDLHEGTVEVFDRAGMKGTTFKVRLQKTKI, encoded by the coding sequence ATGAACGTAAAAAATCAGACTCCCGATGAAAGCAACGAAAGGAAAGTCAGGCTTGCAGCCAGAACGTTTCTTGTTTTCATGATACTCAGTTTCCTGCTGGTTACATGTGCTGGTGCAAATTCCACAATGGAAGTCAAAGTCGGAGTCTATCCGAATGAGCCGCTAATATCACAGGAACAGAACGGAACAGCCATCGGGCTTTATGCAGAGATACTGGAGAGTATAGCTGCAAAAGAAGGCTGGGAACTTGAATACGTACCAGGCACACTTGTTCAATCTTATCAACGGCTTGATAACGGCAGTATAGACATCCTTCCTGCGGTGCCTTTTATTCCGGAAATAGAACAAAAATACATTTTGACTACTGAAGCCCCATACACAGATTGGGGAATAGTTTACACTTACCGAGGATCAGGAATCACTTCCATGAACGATCTTGACGGGAAAAGAATAGCACATGTAGATGACATATTCTATGAAAGCTTCAATTCAAGTCCCGGAAATGGAAACACCAATTACTCATTCATAAGTGCCGGCAGCTATATTGAGATATTCGAACTTCTTGATAACAAAGAAACTGATGCAGGAATTATACCAAGATCATATGGAGAGATTTATGAAGACCAGTTTGATCTTGAAAAAATACCGTTTGTAATATCACCTACAGATATGGTTTTTGCATTATCGAATAATACGAATCCTGAAATTGCAAAGCAGATAGATGCAGATATATCCCAGATGATTACGGAAAACGGGACTATCCACTATATGCAGGAGAACATTGATAAAGACATAACTGAAGAAAATCTCTCTACATGGGAAAGTCCTTCCTGGCTTAAGTTCTCTGTTGGCATTGGAGGCGGCCTTCTTCTGATATTTGTAATATTAAGTCTTACTCTTAAAAATAAAGTTGAAGAGAAAACGTATGAACTGAATTCCAAGAACAGGGAACTTGAAGTTGAGATTAGGGAGAGAAAGATTGCAGAAGAAAAACTGAAACAATACTCTCTTGATCTGAAAAATTCAAATGAATTGAAGGATCTCTTTACAGATATACTCAGGCATGATCTCATAAACCCTGCAACTGTTATCAAAGGTTATGTAGAGTTCCTTATGGAAATGGAAGAAGAGCCCCGAAAAAAAGAGGCAATGGAAGCCATTGAAAGGAACAACAAGAAGCTTATAGAGTTAATTGAAAATGCGGCCCATCTTGCAAAACTTGAGAATATGGATGATATGACTTTTAAGACACTTGATCTAAAAGAAATAATAGAAGAGGTTATAGAACATCTCATTCCAAAGCTTGAAGAAAAGGATATAACCGTATCGTTCAATCCATCAGGCAGTTATCCTGCAGATGTGAATACAACAATAGAAGATGTTTTTTCCAATCTTATCAGCAATGCTATCAAATACAGCCCATCAGGAACTAATATTGATATATGCGTCAAAGATGTTGATGATGCATGGGAAATAGAGATTTCTGATGAAGGAGAAGGAATTCCTGATGAGGAAAAGCCATTTGTTTTTGATCGCTTTAAAAGAGCACACAAAGTCAATATAAAAGGAACAGGACTGGGGCTTGCTATTGTTAAACGTATAGTTGACCTTCATGAAGGAACAGTTGAGGTCTTTGACAGAGCTGGCATGAAAGGAACAACATTCAAAGTAAGGCTGCAAAAAACAAAGATATAA